Proteins from a genomic interval of uncultured Desulfuromusa sp.:
- a CDS encoding tripartite tricarboxylate transporter substrate-binding protein: MKKNWVGKLLLLVAATMLILPVSQTLAFEPENPECIAPAGPGGGWDFICRTTAKNLFQLGLIENAMQVANMSGGGGGVAFAHVTRERNNDNDLIVAASTSTSARLAQGIFKGATADDVHWLATFGAEYGVLAVKKDSKYKNLKDVMDAILADPRSVAIAGGSSVGGFDHIKPMLVARKAGLKDVRQLKYVAYGGGGEAMTGLLSGAVQVMSGDFSELRGFYESGDVRIIAILAPQRLKGFPDIPTAREQGYDVIGANWRGLYMPKGASTEAKEFWKNAIQKMTESEAFQKDLEAKAIEPFNNFGEDMNTFVNGSIKDIADLSREIGILK; this comes from the coding sequence ATGAAAAAGAATTGGGTCGGAAAACTTCTGCTGCTGGTCGCAGCCACAATGCTGATATTGCCGGTCAGTCAGACCTTGGCCTTTGAGCCCGAAAACCCTGAGTGCATAGCCCCGGCAGGCCCGGGCGGCGGCTGGGATTTCATTTGTCGCACTACTGCCAAGAATTTATTTCAATTGGGACTGATCGAAAACGCAATGCAAGTTGCCAATATGTCCGGTGGGGGGGGCGGCGTAGCCTTCGCTCACGTCACCAGGGAGCGCAATAACGATAACGACCTGATTGTCGCAGCCTCAACAAGTACCTCCGCACGTCTGGCACAGGGCATTTTCAAGGGTGCCACCGCTGATGACGTGCACTGGCTGGCAACCTTTGGTGCCGAGTATGGCGTTCTTGCCGTCAAAAAAGATTCCAAATATAAAAACCTTAAAGATGTGATGGACGCAATCTTGGCCGATCCGCGTTCTGTCGCTATCGCTGGCGGTTCGTCGGTCGGCGGTTTTGATCACATCAAGCCAATGCTTGTTGCTCGTAAAGCCGGTCTGAAGGACGTGCGTCAGCTCAAGTACGTTGCCTATGGCGGTGGCGGTGAAGCGATGACCGGGCTACTTTCCGGAGCGGTTCAAGTTATGTCCGGCGACTTTTCTGAACTTCGCGGTTTCTATGAGTCTGGCGATGTTCGGATTATCGCGATTCTGGCACCTCAGCGGCTGAAGGGTTTCCCTGATATTCCGACAGCCAGGGAACAGGGATATGACGTCATCGGTGCCAACTGGCGCGGACTCTACATGCCGAAGGGCGCTTCTACTGAAGCGAAGGAGTTCTGGAAAAATGCGATTCAGAAGATGACCGAGTCCGAGGCGTTCCAGAAAGATCTTGAAGCCAAGGCAATCGAACCTTTTAACAACTTCGGCGAAGACATGAACACATTCGTCAATGGGAGCATCAAGGACATCGCCGATCTCTCTCGGGAAATCGGGATACTCAAGTAA